From Sphaerochaeta sp., a single genomic window includes:
- a CDS encoding ATP-binding protein, producing MTNQSTIDKLIEMHMTPMADAFRVQKDDPSMKEVPFEDRFGMLVDTEYTARKNNRLKRLIRNAEFEQPDASIADIDYGHNRKLNRTLIERLATCEYITEYRNIFITGATGSGKTYMACAFGMEACKHYYTVKYVRMPDLLIDLKSAKDAGRFTDVLKKYINPTLLI from the coding sequence ATGACCAACCAGAGTACGATTGACAAGCTTATTGAGATGCATATGACACCTATGGCCGATGCATTCCGCGTCCAGAAGGATGACCCATCCATGAAGGAGGTCCCCTTTGAGGACCGTTTCGGAATGCTCGTCGATACTGAATACACTGCACGCAAGAACAACCGGCTGAAGAGGCTGATTCGGAATGCCGAGTTTGAGCAGCCTGATGCTTCTATTGCCGATATCGATTATGGGCACAACCGCAAGCTGAACAGAACGCTCATTGAGCGGCTGGCGACCTGTGAGTACATCACAGAGTACCGGAACATCTTTATCACCGGCGCGACCGGCAGTGGAAAGACCTACATGGCTTGTGCCTTCGGAATGGAAGCCTGCAAACACTATTACACTGTGAAGTACGTCAGAATGCCGGATCTGCTCATCGACCTCAAATCGGCCAAAGACGCAGGCAGATTCACTGATGTACTGAAGAAGTACATCAACCCGACACTGCTGATC